Proteins co-encoded in one Acidobacteriota bacterium genomic window:
- a CDS encoding type III polyketide synthase codes for MTRESKQPDARIVSLATAVPPHRVGQTEAMEFFQRSFEIPQTQRDRLKAVFVNAAIDTRYAAAPVDWYDCAHSFPEKNDLYVDTAVSLLKQVSVETLAGAGLACSDVDMLVIVSSTGIAVPTLDARLMEELPFRRDVERLPLFGLGCAGGVLGLARAAACATARPGSRVLFLVVELCTLTFCRTDQTTANVVATALFGDGAAGAVLSTDGAGPAVRAWGEHTWPHSLDLMGWHVTDKGLEVQLSRGIPDIARNRVRPVVEAFLASAGLALGDIDEFVCHPGGARVLAALEGAFGLPSGGLAVSREVLRDYGNMSAATVLFVLERVLGAAPAENGRHGTARRHLLTGLGPGFSMGFVVLESD; via the coding sequence ATGACGAGAGAGTCGAAGCAACCCGACGCGCGGATCGTGTCGCTGGCCACCGCGGTGCCGCCCCACCGGGTCGGGCAAACCGAGGCGATGGAGTTCTTCCAGCGGTCGTTCGAGATTCCGCAGACCCAGCGCGACCGCCTGAAAGCGGTGTTCGTCAACGCGGCGATCGACACGCGGTACGCTGCGGCGCCCGTTGATTGGTACGACTGCGCGCACAGCTTCCCGGAGAAGAACGACCTGTACGTCGACACGGCAGTGAGCCTGCTCAAGCAGGTGTCGGTGGAGACCCTCGCCGGAGCCGGCCTCGCGTGCAGCGACGTTGACATGCTGGTCATCGTCTCGTCCACGGGAATCGCCGTGCCCACGCTCGACGCGCGGTTGATGGAGGAGTTGCCGTTTCGGCGCGACGTCGAGCGCCTGCCGTTGTTCGGGCTGGGCTGCGCGGGAGGCGTGCTGGGGCTGGCGCGCGCCGCCGCGTGCGCCACGGCCAGGCCGGGCAGCCGGGTCCTGTTCCTCGTGGTCGAGCTCTGCACGCTCACGTTCTGCCGGACCGATCAGACGACGGCTAACGTCGTCGCCACCGCGCTGTTCGGGGACGGGGCGGCCGGCGCGGTACTGAGCACGGACGGAGCAGGACCCGCAGTCCGGGCGTGGGGCGAACACACCTGGCCGCACAGCCTGGACCTCATGGGCTGGCACGTCACCGACAAGGGCCTCGAGGTGCAGTTGTCGCGGGGCATCCCCGATATCGCCCGCAACCGGGTGCGGCCCGTGGTCGAAGCGTTTCTGGCCTCGGCCGGCCTCGCGCTGGGCGATATCGACGAGTTCGTGTGCCATCCGGGCGGGGCGCGGGTGCTCGCCGCCCTCGAGGGCGCCTTCGGCCTGCCGTCCGGCGGCCTGGCGGTCTCGCGAGAAGTGCTGCGGGACTACGGCAACATGTCGGCGGCGACCGTGCTCTTCGTGCTCGAGCGCGTGCTGGGGGCGGCGCCTGCGGAGAACGGACGGCATGGGACCGCGCGGCGGCACCTGCTGACGGGCCTGGGCCCCGGCTTCTCGATGGGGTTCGTAGTGCTGGAGTCGGACTGA
- a CDS encoding cytochrome P450, producing MLVSAEEILLFLLDEQTGTFLPLTERTEDLVLAGAVLMDLQLANRIDTDLDALTLSDPMPVGDDVLDPTLAAIAAGETTQGALYWVEQTARRGRQIRERTIDRLIARGILLAPGDDGFLSLSPEVAHARRYPAANGVAQEHIRLRVMRVLFSDEIPDPADIVIISLLDACDVWRKLLTPEELKKARRRIETVSRLDLIGRAVATLVRMVRPTARADRRRAVGLPLARGLPLIGSTLAVARDPRGFFVQEYLRSGPVFRVRTVGRDFVAIAGQDANLFVSRAERMHLHTSDTWDPLCAEFGASRFVLNMDGKDHVRMRRETKEGVSRQLIESQIPKVVEVIRRHVAAMPLRTPLAGLPPILRLAGETTSAIVAGASTGEYVADVRLVLKEAVTRGILHLPRLPRTPRLRRAVRRATELSEKWLRQHQLQQRGRESNAIDNILDLHRADPTFLPECDLPLTALLPLFAGLETVGSIAASMLYVVLKNPALRERAQAEADALFADGAPDAAKVRELDVLHRIMLEALRMYTPVPGVQRKVTTSFDFAGHRIPAGEHLFFAFFVTHDLPEHFPDPYRFDIDRYLPAREEHKKPGVFTPFGAGVHHCSGRGLAEVQMPLLVATLLHEVEMELVPPTYELKTERWILFPSFLPDKGFRFAIRRRRR from the coding sequence ATGCTGGTTTCCGCCGAAGAGATCCTGCTGTTCCTCCTCGACGAGCAGACCGGGACGTTCCTGCCGCTGACCGAACGCACCGAGGACCTGGTGCTCGCGGGCGCGGTGCTGATGGATCTGCAGCTCGCCAACCGCATCGACACGGACCTGGATGCGCTGACGCTGAGCGACCCGATGCCGGTCGGCGACGACGTGCTGGACCCGACGCTGGCCGCCATCGCCGCCGGCGAGACGACGCAGGGTGCGCTGTACTGGGTCGAACAGACGGCCCGGCGAGGTCGGCAGATCCGCGAACGGACAATCGACCGGCTGATCGCGCGCGGGATTCTGCTCGCGCCGGGCGACGACGGATTCCTGTCGCTGAGCCCGGAAGTCGCGCACGCGCGGCGGTATCCGGCGGCCAACGGCGTTGCGCAGGAGCACATCCGGCTGCGCGTGATGCGCGTCCTGTTCAGCGACGAGATCCCGGATCCGGCCGACATCGTGATCATCAGCCTGCTCGACGCCTGCGACGTCTGGCGCAAGCTGCTCACGCCGGAAGAGCTGAAGAAGGCGCGCCGGCGGATCGAGACGGTCAGCCGACTGGATCTGATCGGGCGCGCGGTGGCGACGCTGGTGCGGATGGTGCGACCGACGGCCCGGGCCGACCGCCGGCGCGCCGTCGGCCTGCCGCTGGCGCGCGGGCTGCCGCTCATCGGGAGCACGTTGGCCGTGGCGCGCGATCCGCGGGGGTTCTTCGTGCAGGAATACCTGCGCAGCGGCCCGGTCTTCCGGGTCAGGACCGTCGGGCGCGACTTCGTCGCCATCGCCGGGCAGGACGCCAACCTGTTCGTGTCGCGCGCCGAGCGCATGCACCTGCACACCTCGGACACGTGGGATCCGCTGTGCGCCGAGTTCGGCGCCTCGCGCTTCGTGCTGAACATGGACGGGAAGGACCACGTCCGGATGCGGCGCGAGACCAAGGAGGGGGTCTCGCGCCAGCTCATCGAATCGCAGATCCCGAAAGTGGTGGAGGTCATCCGGCGGCACGTCGCCGCGATGCCGCTGCGTACGCCGTTGGCGGGACTGCCGCCCATCCTGCGCCTGGCGGGCGAGACGACGAGCGCGATCGTCGCCGGCGCCTCGACCGGGGAGTACGTCGCCGACGTGCGGCTGGTGCTCAAGGAAGCCGTGACCCGCGGTATCCTGCACCTGCCGCGACTGCCGAGGACGCCGCGGCTGCGCCGCGCGGTCCGGCGCGCCACGGAGCTCTCGGAGAAGTGGCTGCGGCAACACCAGTTGCAGCAGCGCGGTCGCGAGTCCAACGCGATAGACAACATCCTGGACCTGCACCGTGCCGATCCGACGTTCCTGCCCGAATGCGACCTGCCGCTGACGGCCCTGCTGCCGTTGTTCGCAGGCCTCGAGACCGTCGGGAGCATCGCCGCCTCGATGCTCTACGTCGTGCTCAAGAACCCCGCCTTGCGGGAGCGCGCGCAGGCCGAGGCCGACGCCCTCTTCGCCGACGGGGCGCCGGACGCGGCGAAGGTGCGCGAGCTCGACGTCCTGCACCGCATCATGCTGGAAGCGCTGCGCATGTATACGCCGGTCCCGGGGGTGCAGCGCAAGGTCACCACGTCGTTCGACTTCGCGGGACACCGGATCCCCGCGGGCGAGCATCTGTTCTTCGCGTTCTTCGTGACGCACGACCTGCCGGAACACTTTCCCGATCCGTACCGGTTCGACATCGACCGCTACCTGCCGGCCCGTGAGGAGCACAAGAAGCCGGGCGTATTCACGCCGTTCGGCGCCGGCGTGCATCACTGCTCCGGAAGAGGCTTGGCCGAAGTGCAGATGCCGTTGCTGGTGGCGACGCTGCTGCACGAAGTCGAGATGGAGCTGGTGCCGCCGACCTACGAGCTGAAGACGGAGCGCTGGATTCTCTTCCCGTCGTTCCTGCCGGACAAGGGCTTCCGGTTCGCAATCCGCAGGCGACGCCGCTGA